One Fundidesulfovibrio putealis DSM 16056 genomic window, AGAGCGAGGCCCAGTGTTTCCGGTTTGGTTATGATCACTTCTTCGCCGCCCGCTTCCAAAAAATCAACGGCGGCCTGAATCTTGGGGGCCATGGAGCCGGGCGCGAAGTGCCCTTCGGCCAGGAAGGCCTTGATGGTGGGCAGGTCCACGCGCGAAAGCGGCGTCTGAAGCGGCGTGCCGAAGTTGAGCGCCACCCGCTCCACGGCGGTGGAGATCACCAGGAGCTTGGCTCCGAGCTGCCCGGCCAGCATGGCCGAGGCCAGATCCTTGTCCACAACGGCGTCGATGCCGGAGAGTCCCTCCGGGGCGCGCACCACGGGGATGCCCCCTCCTCCGGCGGCCACCACGTGAAAGCCCGCGTCCAGGAGCGTGCGCACCGCGTCCAGCTCCAGGATTTCCACAGGCTTGGGGGACGGCACCACGCGACGCCAGCCCCGCCCGGCGTCCTGCCTGAGGACCCAGTCCGGGTGCTGGCGGGTGAGGTCGTCAAGCTGGCTGTCGGAGTAGAACTCGCCCACGGGCTTGTCCGGGGTGGCAAAGCCGGGGTCGGCCGCGTCAACGAGCACCTGGGTGACCACGGTGACCGTGCGGCTTTCCAGGCCCCGCTTGGCCAAGGCGTTATCCATGGCCATCTGGATCTGCCAGCCGATGGCCCCCTGGGTGTCGGCCACGCAGCTGACCAGCGGCACCATGTGCAGCCCGGCCACCTCGCGGGCGATCTCCGAGCGCATCATTATGAAGCCCACCTGCGGCCCGTTGCCGTGGGTGACCACCACCTGCCAGCCGTGGGCCGCCACTTCGGCGATGTGCTCCACGGTCTCGCACAGGGCGCGGTACTGGTCCTCCACGGTGCGCAGGTCCTTGCGCTTTATGAGCGAGTTGCCCCCGATGGCCACCACGGCCAGCCTGGAGGACATGGCGCGCTACTCCTTCCCGGCGGCGTAGGCGTGGACCATGCCCACGTACATGGCGGCGCAGCGGGCCAGATCGGCCTTCCAGGTCTTCTCGTTGGGGGCGTGGGCCTGGTTCTCCTTGCCGGGGCCGAAGCCGACGACCGGGATGCCGAACATGCCCATGATGGACACGCCGTTGGTGGAGAAGGTCCACTTGTCCACGCGCGGGGCCTCGTCGAACAGGCATGTGTAGGCGGCCACGGCGGACTTGCACACGGCGTGGTCCTCGGGCAGCACCCAGGTGGGGAAGTAGCAGTCCGTGGGGTAGACGAGCCCCGTCCAGGAGGGGGCCTCGTAGGTGTACATGGACACCACGGCCTTGTCCCCGGCGGCCTTCACCGAGGGCAGCTCGCGGATTTGCGACAGGGCCAGTTCCTTGTCCTCGCCGTGGGTCAGGCGGCGGTCGATGGACACCGAGCAGCCGTCGGCCACGGCGCAGCGCGAGGGCGAGGTGAAGAAGATCTGCGACACCGTGAGCGAGCCCTTGCCCAGGAAGGGGTCGTTGGTGAGGCGCGGGTGCAGCTCTTCCAGCTCGCCCAGGATCTTGCCCATGCGGAAGATCGCGTTGTCGCCGCGCTCCGGGGCCGAGCCGTGGGACGAGACGCCCTTGACGTCCAGGCGGATCTCCATGCGCCCGCGCTGGCCGCGATAGATACCGCCGTCGGTGGGCTCGGTGCAGCAGACGAACTCCGGCTTCAGGCCGTGCTCCTTGATGAGGTACTGCCAGCACAGGCCGTCGCAGTCTTCCTCCTGCACGGTGCCCACCATGACCACGGTGAAGCCCTCGGGCACGCCGATTTCTTTCAGGATTTTGCCCGCGTAGACCATGGAAGCCATGCCGCCCTCCTGGTCGGACGCGCCACGACCGCCGATGGTCTCGTCGTCCTCGTAGCCGTCGTAGGGGTCGAACATCCAGTTGGAGCGGTTGCCCACGCCCACGGTGTCCACGTGGGCGTCGAAGGCGATGAGGCGCGGGCCGTTGCCCAGATACCCCAGGACGTTGCCCATGGGGTCCACCTCGACGCGGTCGAAGCCCACGGCCTCCATCTCGGTCTTGATGCGGCGGATGACGCCCTCCTCCTGGCAGGATTCGCTGGGTATGCGGATCATGTCGCGCAGGAAGCGGGTCATGTCGGGGAGAAAATCCTGGGCCATCTGGCGTATGCGAGTGCTCTCGGTGTTCATGCGGTGGGTTCTCCAGCAATGTGATCGCCTTGTCGGCGTGACTGCGGGGCAGCAAAAGAGGGACCATTTCACCCTGTTATTCCGAGTTTTTTTATTTTTGTATTTTAGCTGGTTGGACATCGCCAACCCCAAAGAGGCGGTGCCCGGCCCATTCTTATTCTGCAAACATTCTCACTTCGAGAAGAAACCCGAAAATATTCGACCAAGCCGATCTGAATTCGAAATTCCAGACACATATGCACAAAGCCGAACGAAACTCTTCCCACATACCGCAGGATTGCGTATCATGATCCCAATCCCCTGGCAGGACCTGAGACATCCCGCCAAGGCAAGCGCTGGAGGCCGGTGATGAAACATCTGACGCTCAAGCTGAAAATCCTTCTGCCCGTGGCTGCCTTGTTCGCCCTGGTCACGTTCATGTTCGGCGCAACGATCTTCGTATCCCAGGGGCAGCGCAACGACGGCATGGTCATAAACCTGGCCGGACGCGAACGAATGCTCAGCCAGAAGATGTCCAAGGAAGCCCTGCTGTACGCCCGCCTGCTGGCGCAGGGAAAGACCGACCAGAAACTGGACGCCAAGTTCAAGGCGTCCATGCAGGTCTTCGAGGCCACCCTCAAGGCCCTGGTCGAAGGTGGAGACGCCCCCACCACGCTCGACCCCGTCGGCCCGGCGGCCAGCCTGCCCAGACCCACCCCCCAGGTCCGCGACCAGCTGACTGCGGCCGTGGCGGCCTGGAACGCCTTCAAGCCGCTGCTCGCCACGGCCCAGGCCGGAGGGCAGGGAACGGACTTTGACGATTTCCTGGCCAGGAGCGAAGCGGTCAACATCGAGCTGGACAAGGCAGTCTCCATCATGCAGCGGGAATCCGAGGCCCGCGTGACGCAACTGCTCACCGCGCAAGGCGGCTTCGTGCTGGCGGCGCTCATTCTGGCCGCGCTCATCGTGGTGGCCACGTTCCTGACCATCCTGAGCCCGGTTGCGAAAGCGGTGGATTTTGCGCGGCGACTGGCCCAGGGCGACCTCACCGGCAGGCTGGACATTCCCCAGCGCGACGAGATCGGCACACTGGCCGGCACCATGCAGGAGATGGCCTCGCGCATGAGCGAGGCCGTGAGGGACATCGTGGAGAGCTCCCAGAGCGTGTCGACAGGCGCGAAAGAGCTGTCGGACGCATCCGAAAATCTGGCCCAGGGTGCAGCCCAGCAAGCGGCCAGCGTGGATCAGGTGTCGTCCTCTGTGGAAGAGATATCCGCCAACATCCAGCAGAACGCCTACAACTCGGTCCAGACCGAAACCATGGCCCGCAAGTCCGCCCACGACGCCCAGGAAGGCGGCGAGGCCGTGGCGCTCACCGTTGAGGCCATGAAGCTGATTGCGCAGAAGATCGGCATCATTGAGGAGATCGCCCGCCAGACCAACCTGCTGGCCCTGAATGCGGCCATCGAGGCAGCCAGGGCCGGTGAAAACGGCAAGGGCTTCGCCGTGGTGGCCTCCGAAGTGCGCAAGCTGGCCGAGCGCTCCGGGCGCGCGGCTTCAGAGATATCCGGGCTGTCCAGCGGGTCGGTGGCCCAGGCTGAGAAGGCGGGAGCCATGCTCAGTGAAATCGTTCCGGACATCACAAAGACGGCGGAACTGGTGAAGGGCATCTCCGCCGCCTCCCAGGAGCAGAACGCCGGGGCTGGCCAGATAAACTCCGCCATCCAGAGCCTGGACAGGGTCATCCAGCAGAACGCTGCGGCCTCCGAACAGGTTGCCTCAACCTCGGCTGAGCTCTCCGGGCAGGCGGAGCGGCTCATGCAGGCGGTGGGGTTCTTCAGGATCGCCTCCTGAAGCCAGGGCTCGCGCCCGCCTGGAATACGACCGCACATTCGTCGCGGACTGCGCCCCTGCTACGCAGCGGGAACAGAATGACTTGCCCATGATATGGCGTTCGGTTAGCGTGGCGAACGTATATCGTTCCACGTGAACTCTAACGAGGCCCCGGACACCGTGAAAAGGCTCTCTCCGCTCCATGTCGGACTGCTTGCCGGGCTGATTGTCGCCTTGGCGGCCTCCGCTTCATGGTGCGCCACCCTGCCGGAGTACTCCGACAGGGTTCTGGTTCTCCATTCCTATCATGCCGGTTTCCCCTGGACCGACGAGGTTCAAAGCGGCATCTTCTCCGAATTCAGGCGTCATGCGCCCAATTTCGAGCCATACGTCGAATATCTGGACTGGAAACGCTTCCCCGATGAAGACAACCGGGAAAGCGTCTACCAGTCTCTCCTGCGAAAGTACGCAGGCAAGAGTTTCGGGGTGGTCATCGTGTCGGACAACGCCGCCCTGGAGTTCGCCCTGAAGTACCGCCAGGACATGTTCATGGGCGCGACCATCGTGTTCTGCGGCATCAACGGATTCTCTGACTCCATGATCGCGGGCCAGGACGGTGTGACCGGGGTGCTGGAGGACGTGGACGTCGCCGGGACGCTGGACGTCGCCCTGACGGTTCTTCCCCAGACCAGGAAAGCGCTGATCCTGGTGGAGAACACCGAGACCGGCGCGGCCCAGAAGGCCGACATGGTGCGAGCCGCCCGGAAACATCAGGGTCGGCTTGAGCTGTCCGTGCTGGACAATGCCACCTTGGAGGAGGCTCTGGCGGCCTGTGGCGGCGACTCGGCCAAGGACACCATCCTGCTGCTGGGCTCCTTCGGGCGGGACCGCTCCGGCAGGATCTTCCCGGATTTCGCCATCGATCTGCTCTCCGCAGGGTGTGAAATCCCGGTATTCGTGATGTGGGACTTCCTGGTGGGCAAGGGCGCAGTGGGCGGGAGCGTCCTGTCCGGCAAGCTCCAGGGGCGCGAGGCTGCCCGCATGGCCATGCGCGTGCTGGACGGCGAACACTCCCCCCCCGTGCTCAAGACGCCGCCCACACAGCTGCTGTTCGACAACACCCAGTTGCAGCGTTTCGGCATCGACACGTCCCGGCTGCCCAAGGGGAGCCTGCTGCTGAACGAGCCGGTCACGATTTTCAGCCAGTACAAGGAGTTCATACCCTTCGTGCTGGGGAGCATGGTGGTCATGGCCGCTGCCATCGCCGCCCTCTCCGTGACCATCCTGGCCCGCAACCGCGCGGAGCGGGAGTTGGAGAAGACCAAGGCCTTCCTGAGCGCGGCCATCGAGCACAGCCCGACGGGCATCGGCGTGGCCGAGATGCCGGGCGTCACCCTCACCCTGGCCAACCCGGCTGCCCGGCGGATTCTGGGCATCCCGGACTTTCAGGCGGGGCAGATGAACTACCTGCTTGAGGAGGCCTTCCCCTGGACCTGCCACCGCCCGGACGGGACCCCGTACGCCATGGATGAACTCCCCCTGCCCCAGGCCGTGCTGCACGGGGTGTCCATCGAGAACCAGGAGATGCGCATCCGGCGGGCCGACGGCCAGGAATCCTGGGTGCTGCTGTCCTCAAGCCCCATCCGCGACAAGTCCGGCAGGATAATCGCGGGCATCGCCGTGTTCTCGGACATAACCGAGCGCAAACGCATGGAGGACCTGGTCGTCCAGTCCGAAAAGATGATGTCGCTTGGGGGATTGGCCGCTGGCATGGCCCATGAGATCAACAACCCGCTGGGCATCATCGTGCACGCCGCGCAAAACGCACAACGCAGGCTCTCCGCCGGGCTCGCGGCCAACGAGCAGGCCGCGATGGACGCCGGAATCACGCTGGAGGGCCTTAACCGCTACATCAGGGACCGCAGCATCGACGTCTACATCCAGGACATCATGGAAGCCGGACACCGCGCGGCGCGCATCGTGCGCAGCATGCTCAACTTCAGCCGCCCGCGCCAGGCCCAGCGCACGCTGGTGAGCATGGCCTCCATCCTGGACAAGGCCCTGGAGCTGGTCCAGGGTGATTTCGATCTCAAGACGGAATACGACCTGCGCAAGATCACCATCGAACGCCGCTACGACCCCACGAACCCCGGCGGCTATTTCGACGAAACCGAGATCGTCCAGGTGTTCCTGAACATCATCAAGAACGCGGCCCAGGCCATGGGCACGAAACAGTACGGCAAAGACGAGACGCCCCACATCCGCCTCACCACGGGCGTGGAGGACAGCCAGATCCGGGTGGACATCGAGGACAACGGCCCAGGCATGGACGAAAAGACCTGCAGGCGCATCATGGAACCGTTCTTCACCACCAAGCAGGTGGGGCAGGGAACGGGGCTGGGGCTTTCGGTGACCTACTTCATCGTGACCAACTCCTACGGCGGCTCGCTGCGGGTGGACTCCGAACCGGGACACGGGACGTGCTTCACGGTGCGGCTGCCCAGAGGGAGGACCGGCGACCATGTCTGATGCCCACAGCGAACCCGGAACCGGCATCACCATCCTCATCGTGGACGACGAGCTGCTGCTGCGCAACAGCCTGCGCGACTATTTCGAGGACACGGGCTTTGCCGTGATCGCCGCCAACAGCGGCGAGGAGGCCCTCCACCTGCTGCGCTCCGGCGCGCGCGTGGACCTCTGCACCGTGGACATCCGCCTGCCGGGCATGACCGGCAACCAGTTCATCGCCGAAGCGCACGCCTTCAACCCCGGCCTGAAATTCCTGGTGTACACCGGTTCCTGGAACTACGAGCTCCCCGCCGAACTGGCCAGACTGGATATCGGCCCGGAGCAGGTGTTCAACAAGCCCTGCATGGACCTCGACTGCATCCTGCAGGTCATCCTGAAGCTCCTGGGGCGCGTCTGACAGGAGCCGCCGGTTCCCAGGCTCCGCCTCCGCCCACGGCACGGGAAATCACCCCGGCTCCAGGCTGATCCGGGTGCGGGCCGCGATCAGCCTTTCGGCGGCCTTATGTGCCTGAGCACACGCTCTTCGGCCTCCCTCGCCTCCGGAGTGGCCAGCGAAGCATGGAGCGACGCGTCGACGCAGGCTATGGCCCCGCACGGACACATCTCGGCGCAAGCCGGTTCCATCCCCCGGGACCGCCGTTCAGCGCACAGGTCACACTTGGTCAGCATCACGCCCTTGTCCGTCTCGAACATGGCCGCGTAGGGGCAGGCCAGCATGCAGTTGCGCCCTTCGCAGCCCCGGCACAGCAGGGGTTTCAGGACCATCGCCCCGTCGCCGTCCCTGGTTATGGCTCCCCGCTTGCAAACCCTGGCGCAGTTGGGGTCCTCGCAGTGGCGGCAGTACAAGGGCATCATGACCCCTTCCGCTGTCCGGGTCATCATGATGCGCGGGGTGGTATGCACGAAACGGCAAACGAATTCGCAGGTTTCGCAGCCGATGCACTTCGAATAATCGATGTAGAGCGTCTTCATTGGGCTCATTTCCTGAAATTGCGCTCGTCGCGGGCGACGAGGTCGTCGTAGGCGTATTCTTCCAGGCGGTCCTGGGCTTTCAGGTCAAGCCAGTTGCCAAGCGACCGGGCGGCCCGCAGACCGGAATAGACGGCCTTGCCTATCTTGCTTGGCCCCGTAAGCGCGTCGCCCGCCACGAACACGTTCTCGATGGCCGTCATGTGGAGCCAATGGACCTCGCCCTTGCGCACCTCCTCCAGACCGAGCTCCTTCGCGAACGGAGGGGTGGCGATTTCGCCGATGGCCGCCACCACCAGATCGACGGGCACGCTGAGCGTCTCGCCATCCCGGAGGTATTCCAGCGCATCCACGCGATCCCCACCCAAAACCCTGGCAGGCGCGGCCTTCTCCAGCCACTCCACCCCCATTTCCTTGAGCCGGTCGATCTCGTAGCTGCCGCAGGGCGCTTCCTTCGCCGTGCGACGATACAGCATGACCACTTTGGACGCCCCCAGGTGAACCGCTCCGTGGGCCGCGTCGACTGCCGAATGGCCTGCCCCGATCACGGCCACGGTCTTGCCCTTCACGTCAGGGGTCCGCACCTTGGCGGACGCGTAGCGGGCAGCCCGGATCGGAAACAGAAACTCCAGCCCGGAGACCACTCCGGGGAGCTGTTCCCCCTCGATGCCCATTTTGCGGGATTTCCATGAACCCGTGCAGATCATGATGGCGTCGTGGCGCATGACCAGATCCTTGAGTCCGAGCACTTCCCTGCAAAAATGGTCGCCCTCTTCCTCGAACATGGGAGCGGAACAGCAAATCTTGGTCTGCGGATGAAAAATCACTCCGTGCTCGCGTTCCATGCGCCGGGTGGCCTCGGCGATGCGGCTTCGCGGGATGCGGTGGCCGGGGATGCCAAAGAGCATCAGCCCGCCGGGCTTGGGCAGCTTGTCATATACCTCGACCTGGTAGCCCAGGCAGGAAAGGTGTCCGGCGGCGGCCAGGCCCGACGGCCCGGCCCCGATAACGCCCACGCTCCGGCCAACGGGGGCCGCTTGACCGGAGCAGAGAAAATTGAAGTTCATGGGATGCATGCAAGGTTCCTCGAATGGCGGCAGGCCCGGAATATTGCGGTGAGATACGGGCATGCCGCCCGGAGGGCAAGGGGAGTGAAACAGTTCACGACCGGACCTGGCCAAGGCGATGCCGTCATGACCTTTCCGGGCAAACCTTGACGACCGCGCAGGTTCCACCGTATGATTCCAAATACAGCGCATCGGATTCCACATTATGGAATCACCGGCAATCAGGGAGCCGACGCCGTGACCTCACTCGACAAAGCCCTCGCCATCCTGGACACCCTCGGCGCACGAAGCCGGGCGGGCGTCAAGGAACTTGCCCAGCAAACGGGCATGCCTCCCTCCACCATCCACCGTATTCTGGCCACCCTGGCCCGGTGCGGCTACGTCCGGCAGGACCCAGCCACAAAACAATACCACCTGTCGCTCAAGCTCCTGGAACTGGGGGCCAAGGTCCGCATCGACCTGGATATCGTCATCGCAGCCCGTCCGCACATGCGCCGCCTCATGGAGAAAAGCGGTGAAACAGTGAACCTGGTCATGTTCGACGCAGGCGAAGTGGTCTATGTGGAGCAGGAAGCCAACACCAGGGCAATGCTGCGCATGTTCACCCGGGTAGGCGCTCGCGTGCCGCTCTACTGCTCGGGGGTGGGCAAGGCCTTCCTGGCCTGGCTTGGCGACGAGGCGGCCTTGGAGTATTTCGCCAAGGTAGACAAGAAGCGCCACACGCCGCGCACGATCATGGAGCCGGACGCGTTGTTGCGGGAACTGCGCACGATTCGCCAGACCGGATACGCCGTCGATGACGAAGAGATGGAAGCCGGGGTGCGCTGCGTGGCCGCTCTCATCCTTCAGG contains:
- a CDS encoding carbamate kinase, whose protein sequence is MSSRLAVVAIGGNSLIKRKDLRTVEDQYRALCETVEHIAEVAAHGWQVVVTHGNGPQVGFIMMRSEIAREVAGLHMVPLVSCVADTQGAIGWQIQMAMDNALAKRGLESRTVTVVTQVLVDAADPGFATPDKPVGEFYSDSQLDDLTRQHPDWVLRQDAGRGWRRVVPSPKPVEILELDAVRTLLDAGFHVVAAGGGGIPVVRAPEGLSGIDAVVDKDLASAMLAGQLGAKLLVISTAVERVALNFGTPLQTPLSRVDLPTIKAFLAEGHFAPGSMAPKIQAAVDFLEAGGEEVIITKPETLGLALSGDAGTHIIR
- a CDS encoding FAD-dependent oxidoreductase — encoded protein: MHPMNFNFLCSGQAAPVGRSVGVIGAGPSGLAAAGHLSCLGYQVEVYDKLPKPGGLMLFGIPGHRIPRSRIAEATRRMEREHGVIFHPQTKICCSAPMFEEEGDHFCREVLGLKDLVMRHDAIMICTGSWKSRKMGIEGEQLPGVVSGLEFLFPIRAARYASAKVRTPDVKGKTVAVIGAGHSAVDAAHGAVHLGASKVVMLYRRTAKEAPCGSYEIDRLKEMGVEWLEKAAPARVLGGDRVDALEYLRDGETLSVPVDLVVAAIGEIATPPFAKELGLEEVRKGEVHWLHMTAIENVFVAGDALTGPSKIGKAVYSGLRAARSLGNWLDLKAQDRLEEYAYDDLVARDERNFRK
- a CDS encoding 4Fe-4S dicluster domain-containing protein; this encodes MSPMKTLYIDYSKCIGCETCEFVCRFVHTTPRIMMTRTAEGVMMPLYCRHCEDPNCARVCKRGAITRDGDGAMVLKPLLCRGCEGRNCMLACPYAAMFETDKGVMLTKCDLCAERRSRGMEPACAEMCPCGAIACVDASLHASLATPEAREAEERVLRHIRPPKG
- a CDS encoding ATP-binding protein, whose amino-acid sequence is MKRLSPLHVGLLAGLIVALAASASWCATLPEYSDRVLVLHSYHAGFPWTDEVQSGIFSEFRRHAPNFEPYVEYLDWKRFPDEDNRESVYQSLLRKYAGKSFGVVIVSDNAALEFALKYRQDMFMGATIVFCGINGFSDSMIAGQDGVTGVLEDVDVAGTLDVALTVLPQTRKALILVENTETGAAQKADMVRAARKHQGRLELSVLDNATLEEALAACGGDSAKDTILLLGSFGRDRSGRIFPDFAIDLLSAGCEIPVFVMWDFLVGKGAVGGSVLSGKLQGREAARMAMRVLDGEHSPPVLKTPPTQLLFDNTQLQRFGIDTSRLPKGSLLLNEPVTIFSQYKEFIPFVLGSMVVMAAAIAALSVTILARNRAERELEKTKAFLSAAIEHSPTGIGVAEMPGVTLTLANPAARRILGIPDFQAGQMNYLLEEAFPWTCHRPDGTPYAMDELPLPQAVLHGVSIENQEMRIRRADGQESWVLLSSSPIRDKSGRIIAGIAVFSDITERKRMEDLVVQSEKMMSLGGLAAGMAHEINNPLGIIVHAAQNAQRRLSAGLAANEQAAMDAGITLEGLNRYIRDRSIDVYIQDIMEAGHRAARIVRSMLNFSRPRQAQRTLVSMASILDKALELVQGDFDLKTEYDLRKITIERRYDPTNPGGYFDETEIVQVFLNIIKNAAQAMGTKQYGKDETPHIRLTTGVEDSQIRVDIEDNGPGMDEKTCRRIMEPFFTTKQVGQGTGLGLSVTYFIVTNSYGGSLRVDSEPGHGTCFTVRLPRGRTGDHV
- a CDS encoding IclR family transcriptional regulator, which produces MTSLDKALAILDTLGARSRAGVKELAQQTGMPPSTIHRILATLARCGYVRQDPATKQYHLSLKLLELGAKVRIDLDIVIAARPHMRRLMEKSGETVNLVMFDAGEVVYVEQEANTRAMLRMFTRVGARVPLYCSGVGKAFLAWLGDEAALEYFAKVDKKRHTPRTIMEPDALLRELRTIRQTGYAVDDEEMEAGVRCVAALILQAGPAVAGAMSISGPSARLPLDRLPELAALLLDASRAVSAQLGHDAGPIFADY
- a CDS encoding response regulator, translated to MSDAHSEPGTGITILIVDDELLLRNSLRDYFEDTGFAVIAANSGEEALHLLRSGARVDLCTVDIRLPGMTGNQFIAEAHAFNPGLKFLVYTGSWNYELPAELARLDIGPEQVFNKPCMDLDCILQVILKLLGRV
- a CDS encoding methyl-accepting chemotaxis protein: MKHLTLKLKILLPVAALFALVTFMFGATIFVSQGQRNDGMVINLAGRERMLSQKMSKEALLYARLLAQGKTDQKLDAKFKASMQVFEATLKALVEGGDAPTTLDPVGPAASLPRPTPQVRDQLTAAVAAWNAFKPLLATAQAGGQGTDFDDFLARSEAVNIELDKAVSIMQRESEARVTQLLTAQGGFVLAALILAALIVVATFLTILSPVAKAVDFARRLAQGDLTGRLDIPQRDEIGTLAGTMQEMASRMSEAVRDIVESSQSVSTGAKELSDASENLAQGAAQQAASVDQVSSSVEEISANIQQNAYNSVQTETMARKSAHDAQEGGEAVALTVEAMKLIAQKIGIIEEIARQTNLLALNAAIEAARAGENGKGFAVVASEVRKLAERSGRAASEISGLSSGSVAQAEKAGAMLSEIVPDITKTAELVKGISAASQEQNAGAGQINSAIQSLDRVIQQNAAASEQVASTSAELSGQAERLMQAVGFFRIAS
- a CDS encoding YgeY family selenium metabolism-linked hydrolase; the encoded protein is MNTESTRIRQMAQDFLPDMTRFLRDMIRIPSESCQEEGVIRRIKTEMEAVGFDRVEVDPMGNVLGYLGNGPRLIAFDAHVDTVGVGNRSNWMFDPYDGYEDDETIGGRGASDQEGGMASMVYAGKILKEIGVPEGFTVVMVGTVQEEDCDGLCWQYLIKEHGLKPEFVCCTEPTDGGIYRGQRGRMEIRLDVKGVSSHGSAPERGDNAIFRMGKILGELEELHPRLTNDPFLGKGSLTVSQIFFTSPSRCAVADGCSVSIDRRLTHGEDKELALSQIRELPSVKAAGDKAVVSMYTYEAPSWTGLVYPTDCYFPTWVLPEDHAVCKSAVAAYTCLFDEAPRVDKWTFSTNGVSIMGMFGIPVVGFGPGKENQAHAPNEKTWKADLARCAAMYVGMVHAYAAGKE